A region of Chlamydia crocodili DNA encodes the following proteins:
- the gnd gene encoding decarboxylating NADP(+)-dependent phosphogluconate dehydrogenase, with product MAEQADIGLIGLAVMGKNLVLNMIDHSFSVSVYNRSPEKTREFLQEHSQNINLQGHENLKAFVCSLKRPRKVMLMIKAGTPVDQSIESLLPHLEAGDIIIDGGNSYYKDSERRCRDLKEKGILFIGMGISGGEEGARYGPSIMPGGNSDAWPAIAPIFQSISAKVNGNPCCCWVGPGGAGHYVKTVHNGIEYGDIQLICEAYGLLRTRLDISPEAVSAIFSEWNGRELESYLMRISVEVLSLKDSEGSPVIDTILDVAGQKGTGRWTAMDAIDSGVPLSLIIESVLARFLSSWKTVREQAAKELPGIPIVFEKPKDPHLFIEDVFQALYASKIISYAQGFMLLKQASEEHQWNLNFGELALLWRGGCIIQSVFLDAIYKGFENEPEAPSLILQTYFKSTLQNSESGWRRTIAYAIGSGYPVPCLAAALTFYDGYRTKDSSIALAQGLRDYFGAHSYERKDRPRGEFYHTDWIGTKTTTLVK from the coding sequence AGTTTCTTCAGGAGCATTCTCAAAACATAAACCTTCAGGGGCATGAAAATTTAAAAGCTTTTGTTTGTTCTTTAAAACGTCCTAGAAAAGTAATGCTTATGATCAAAGCAGGAACTCCTGTAGATCAAAGTATTGAATCACTACTACCCCATCTTGAAGCCGGAGATATTATTATCGATGGAGGAAATAGCTACTATAAAGATTCGGAAAGGCGATGCCGAGACCTTAAGGAAAAAGGTATTCTTTTTATAGGCATGGGGATTTCTGGAGGTGAAGAGGGGGCTAGGTATGGACCCTCTATTATGCCGGGAGGCAATAGTGATGCTTGGCCAGCTATTGCACCTATTTTTCAAAGTATTTCTGCTAAGGTTAATGGTAATCCCTGTTGTTGTTGGGTTGGCCCTGGAGGAGCAGGACATTATGTAAAAACTGTACATAATGGCATTGAATACGGAGATATACAATTAATTTGCGAAGCTTATGGATTGTTAAGAACACGTTTAGATATATCTCCCGAGGCCGTATCAGCAATTTTTTCTGAGTGGAATGGTCGGGAATTAGAAAGCTACCTTATGAGGATCTCCGTAGAGGTACTGTCTTTAAAAGATTCTGAGGGTTCTCCAGTTATTGATACGATTTTAGATGTTGCGGGGCAAAAGGGTACAGGCCGATGGACTGCAATGGATGCTATTGATTCTGGGGTTCCTCTTTCTTTGATTATCGAATCCGTACTAGCACGCTTTCTTTCCTCATGGAAAACTGTTCGAGAACAGGCAGCAAAGGAGCTTCCAGGTATTCCTATAGTTTTTGAAAAACCTAAAGATCCTCATCTTTTTATCGAAGATGTATTCCAGGCGCTATATGCTTCAAAAATCATTAGCTATGCTCAAGGATTCATGCTATTAAAACAAGCATCAGAAGAGCACCAATGGAATCTAAATTTCGGAGAGCTAGCTTTATTGTGGAGAGGGGGATGTATTATCCAAAGCGTATTTTTAGATGCTATCTACAAAGGTTTCGAAAACGAACCTGAAGCGCCTTCACTAATTTTACAAACTTATTTCAAATCCACACTGCAAAACTCTGAATCCGGATGGCGCAGAACAATTGCTTACGCAATTGGCTCGGGATATCCCGTACCTTGTTTAGCAGCTGCTTTGACATTCTATGATGGTTACCGAACAAAAGATTCCTCAATAGCTTTAGCTCAAGGATTGCGAGATTATTTCGGAGCACACTCGTATGAACGTAAGGATAGGCCTCGAGGAGAATTCTATCATACAGATTGGATAGGGACCAAAACTACAACGCTTGTAAAATAA
- the lepA gene encoding translation elongation factor 4 produces MKEYKLENIRNFSIIAHIDHGKSTIADRLLESTSTVEQREMREQLLDSMDLERERGITIKAHPVTMYYEYNGEVYQLNLIDTPGHVDFSYEVSRSLSACEGALLIVDAAQGVQAQSLANVYLALERDLEIIPILNKIDLPAANPERIRKQIEDYIGLDTTHAIACSAKTGEGIPEILEAIIELIPPPKLPEETELKALIFDSHYDPYVGIMVYVRVISGEIKKGDRITFMATKSSAFEVLGIGAFLPEATLIEGSLRAGQVGYFIANLKKVKDVKIGDTVTTVKHPAKLPLEGFKEINPVVFAGIYPIDSSDFDTLKDALGRLQLNDSALTIEQESSHSLGFGFRCGFLGLLHLEIIFERIIREFDLDIIATAPSVIYKVVLKNGKTLLIDNPTAYPDPSIIEHLEEPWVHVNIITPQEYLSSIMNLCLDKRGVCLKTEMLDQHRLVLSYDLPLNEIVSDFNDKLKSVTKGYGSFDYRLGDYRKGSIIKLEILINDEPVDAFSCLVHKDKAEARGRSICEKLVDVIPQQLFKIPIQAAINKKVIARETIRALSKNVTAKCYGGDITRKRKLWEKQKKGKKRMKEFGKVSIPNTAFIEVLKID; encoded by the coding sequence TTGAAAGAGTATAAATTAGAAAATATTCGAAATTTTTCTATTATTGCGCATATTGATCACGGAAAATCTACAATTGCTGATCGCTTACTTGAAAGTACAAGTACGGTTGAGCAGAGAGAGATGCGTGAGCAGCTCCTTGATTCTATGGATCTTGAAAGGGAACGCGGTATCACTATTAAAGCCCATCCCGTAACTATGTATTATGAATACAATGGTGAAGTTTATCAGCTTAATCTTATAGATACTCCTGGCCACGTGGATTTCTCTTATGAAGTATCACGCTCTTTATCTGCCTGTGAAGGAGCTCTACTTATTGTTGACGCTGCTCAAGGTGTGCAAGCTCAGAGTTTAGCTAATGTTTACCTAGCATTGGAGCGTGATTTAGAGATCATTCCTATTTTAAATAAAATTGATTTACCCGCTGCTAATCCCGAGAGAATTCGGAAGCAGATTGAAGATTATATAGGATTAGATACTACCCATGCAATTGCCTGTTCAGCAAAAACTGGAGAAGGAATTCCAGAAATTCTTGAGGCAATAATTGAGCTAATTCCTCCTCCGAAACTCCCTGAAGAAACGGAACTAAAGGCTTTGATTTTTGATTCTCATTATGATCCTTATGTAGGGATCATGGTGTATGTTCGTGTTATCAGTGGAGAAATTAAAAAAGGCGATCGTATTACCTTTATGGCAACAAAAAGTTCTGCGTTTGAAGTCTTAGGTATTGGAGCTTTCCTTCCTGAAGCCACTTTAATTGAAGGATCACTAAGGGCAGGTCAGGTAGGCTATTTTATTGCTAATTTAAAAAAAGTAAAAGATGTAAAAATCGGTGATACTGTCACTACAGTAAAACATCCAGCAAAACTACCTTTGGAGGGGTTCAAAGAAATTAATCCCGTAGTTTTTGCTGGCATTTATCCTATTGATTCATCAGATTTTGATACTTTAAAAGATGCTTTAGGTCGTTTACAGCTTAATGATTCTGCTTTAACTATAGAGCAAGAAAGTAGCCATTCTCTAGGTTTTGGATTTCGCTGTGGATTTTTAGGCTTGCTACATTTAGAGATTATTTTTGAAAGAATTATTAGAGAATTTGATCTTGATATTATTGCTACAGCACCCAGCGTAATCTATAAGGTCGTCTTAAAAAATGGAAAAACACTATTAATAGATAACCCCACAGCCTATCCCGACCCTTCAATTATCGAGCATTTGGAAGAACCTTGGGTACATGTAAATATCATTACGCCTCAAGAATATCTAAGTAGTATTATGAATCTATGTTTGGATAAGCGCGGTGTGTGCCTAAAGACGGAAATGTTAGATCAGCATAGGTTAGTACTTTCTTATGACCTACCTTTAAATGAAATCGTCTCTGATTTTAATGATAAATTGAAATCTGTAACCAAAGGTTATGGGTCTTTTGATTACCGTTTAGGAGATTACCGTAAGGGATCAATTATAAAGCTTGAAATTTTAATCAATGATGAACCTGTTGATGCTTTTTCATGTCTAGTACATAAGGACAAAGCAGAAGCTCGCGGAAGAAGTATTTGTGAAAAGCTTGTTGATGTAATCCCACAGCAACTCTTTAAAATTCCTATTCAAGCTGCTATCAATAAAAAAGTAATCGCTCGGGAAACAATTCGTGCTCTTTCAAAAAATGTTACTGCAAAGTGTTATGGTGGAGATATCACTAGAAAACGCAAGCTCTGGGAAAAACAGAAAAAGGGTAAAAAACGTATGAAAGAGTTTGGAAAAGTTTCTATTCCTAATACTGCTTTTATTGAAGTTCTTAAAATAGACTAA